Proteins found in one Gopherus flavomarginatus isolate rGopFla2 chromosome 18, rGopFla2.mat.asm, whole genome shotgun sequence genomic segment:
- the WDR13 gene encoding WD repeat-containing protein 13 isoform X2: protein MAAVWQQVLAVDARYNAYRTPGFPQFRTQYIRRRSQLLRENAKAGHDPGARRLYLRLRAQLLAQRYGPLSEQSSFRAYSNSIVRSSRTTLDRMEDFEDDARALGARGHRRSVSRGSYQLQAQMNRAAYDERPPGSVVPTSVAEASRAMAGDTTLSENYAFAGMYHVFDQHVDEAVPKVQFANDDKHLLACCSLDGTISVCQLAPAPPAVLRVLRGHSRGVSDFAWSLSNDVLVSTSLDGTMRIWAAGEGKCIRQIPDPDGAELLCCVFQPMNNNLTVVGNGKHNLHVVNISTGKKVKGGSSKLTGRVLALSFDAPGRLLWAGDDRGSVFSFLFDMATGKLTKAKRLVVQEGSSITSISARSWVSREARDPSLLINACLNKLLLYRVVDNEGTLQLKRSFQIQQGSHPVRSIFCPLMSFRQGACVVTGSEDMCVYFFDVERASRAIVNKLQGHSAAVLGVSFNCDESLLASSDAKGMVIVWRREQK, encoded by the exons ATGGCCGCGGTGTGGCAACAGGTGCTGGCTGTGGACGCGAG GTACAACGCCTACCGCACGCCCGGCTTCCCGCAGTTCCGCACCCAGTACATCCGGCGGCGCAGCCAGCTGCTGCGGGAGAACGCCAAGGCTGGGCACGACCCCGGCGCCCGCAGGCTGTACCTGCGGCTGCGCGCACAGCTCCTGGCACAGCGCTACGGGCCCCTCTCCGAGCAGAGCAGCTTCCGCGCCTACAGCAACAGCATCGTCCGCAGCAGCCGCACCACGCTGGACCGCATGGAG GACTTTGAGGATGATGCCCGGGCATTGGGGGCCCGTGGCCATCGCCGCTCCGTCAGCCGTGGCTCCTACCAGCTACAGGCGCAGATGAACCGTGCGGCATACGATGAGCG gcccccTGGCAGCGTGGTGCCCACGTCGGTGGCAGAGGCCAGCCGGGCCATGGCTGGGGACACGACGCTGAGCGAGAACTACGCCTTCGCTGGCATGTACCACGTCTTCGACCAGCACGTCGACGAGGCCG TACCCAAGGTGCAGTTTGCCAACGACGACAAGCACCTGCTGGCCTGCTGCTCGCTGGACGGCACCATCTCGGTGTGCCAGCTGGCGCCCGCCCCGCCCGCCGTGCTGCGGGTGCTGCGGGGCCACAGCCGCGGCGTCTCCGACTTCGCCTGGTCCCTCTCCAACGACGTGCTGGTCTCCACCTCGCTGGACGGCACCATGCGCATCTGGGCCGCCGGCGAGGGCAAGTGCATCCGCCAGATCCCCGACCCCGACGGCGCCGAGCTGCTCTGCTGCGTCTTCCAGCCTATGAACAACAACCTCACGGTG GTGGGGAATGGGAAGCACAACCTGCATGTGGTGAACATCTCGACGGGGAAGAAGGTGAAGGGCGGGTCGAGCAAGCTGACGGGCCGGGTGCTGGCGCTCTCCTTTGATGCCCCCGGCCGCCTGCTCTGGGCCGGCGACGACCGCGGCAGCGTCTTCTCCTTCCTCTTCGACATGGCCACGG GGAAGCTGACCAAGGCCAAGCGGCTGGTGGTGCAGGAGGGCAGCTCCATCACCAGCATCTCGGCCCGCTCCTGGGTCAGCCGGGAGGCCCGCGACCCCTCGCTGCTCATCAACGCCTGCCTCAACAAGCTGCTCCTGTACcg GGTGGTGGACAAcgaggggaccctgcagctgaagAGGAGTTTCCAGATCCAGCAGGGCTCCCACCCTGTGCGCAGCATCTTCTGCCCACTCATGTCCTTCCGCCAGGGGGCCTGCGTGG TGACAGGCAGCGAGGACATGTGCGTCTACTTCTTCGACGTGGAGCGCGCCAGCCGGGCCATCGTGAACAAACTGCAGGGGCACAGCGCCGCCGTGCTGGGCGTCAGCTTCAACTGCGACGAGAGCCTGCTGGCCTCCAGCGACGCCAAGGGCATGGTCATCGTCTGGCGCCGCGAGCAGAAATAG
- the WDR13 gene encoding WD repeat-containing protein 13 isoform X1, translating into MARKGRSLSASSRDPPAWRRFQLPLASSPEAPAGTGMAAVWQQVLAVDARYNAYRTPGFPQFRTQYIRRRSQLLRENAKAGHDPGARRLYLRLRAQLLAQRYGPLSEQSSFRAYSNSIVRSSRTTLDRMEDFEDDARALGARGHRRSVSRGSYQLQAQMNRAAYDERPPGSVVPTSVAEASRAMAGDTTLSENYAFAGMYHVFDQHVDEAVPKVQFANDDKHLLACCSLDGTISVCQLAPAPPAVLRVLRGHSRGVSDFAWSLSNDVLVSTSLDGTMRIWAAGEGKCIRQIPDPDGAELLCCVFQPMNNNLTVVGNGKHNLHVVNISTGKKVKGGSSKLTGRVLALSFDAPGRLLWAGDDRGSVFSFLFDMATGKLTKAKRLVVQEGSSITSISARSWVSREARDPSLLINACLNKLLLYRVVDNEGTLQLKRSFQIQQGSHPVRSIFCPLMSFRQGACVVTGSEDMCVYFFDVERASRAIVNKLQGHSAAVLGVSFNCDESLLASSDAKGMVIVWRREQK; encoded by the exons ATGGCCCGGAAGGGCCGATCCCTGAgcgccagcagccgggaccccccCGCCTGGAGGAGATTCCA GCTCCCCCTGGCCAGCTCCCCCGAGGCGCCGGCCGGGACTGGCATGGCCGCGGTGTGGCAACAGGTGCTGGCTGTGGACGCGAG GTACAACGCCTACCGCACGCCCGGCTTCCCGCAGTTCCGCACCCAGTACATCCGGCGGCGCAGCCAGCTGCTGCGGGAGAACGCCAAGGCTGGGCACGACCCCGGCGCCCGCAGGCTGTACCTGCGGCTGCGCGCACAGCTCCTGGCACAGCGCTACGGGCCCCTCTCCGAGCAGAGCAGCTTCCGCGCCTACAGCAACAGCATCGTCCGCAGCAGCCGCACCACGCTGGACCGCATGGAG GACTTTGAGGATGATGCCCGGGCATTGGGGGCCCGTGGCCATCGCCGCTCCGTCAGCCGTGGCTCCTACCAGCTACAGGCGCAGATGAACCGTGCGGCATACGATGAGCG gcccccTGGCAGCGTGGTGCCCACGTCGGTGGCAGAGGCCAGCCGGGCCATGGCTGGGGACACGACGCTGAGCGAGAACTACGCCTTCGCTGGCATGTACCACGTCTTCGACCAGCACGTCGACGAGGCCG TACCCAAGGTGCAGTTTGCCAACGACGACAAGCACCTGCTGGCCTGCTGCTCGCTGGACGGCACCATCTCGGTGTGCCAGCTGGCGCCCGCCCCGCCCGCCGTGCTGCGGGTGCTGCGGGGCCACAGCCGCGGCGTCTCCGACTTCGCCTGGTCCCTCTCCAACGACGTGCTGGTCTCCACCTCGCTGGACGGCACCATGCGCATCTGGGCCGCCGGCGAGGGCAAGTGCATCCGCCAGATCCCCGACCCCGACGGCGCCGAGCTGCTCTGCTGCGTCTTCCAGCCTATGAACAACAACCTCACGGTG GTGGGGAATGGGAAGCACAACCTGCATGTGGTGAACATCTCGACGGGGAAGAAGGTGAAGGGCGGGTCGAGCAAGCTGACGGGCCGGGTGCTGGCGCTCTCCTTTGATGCCCCCGGCCGCCTGCTCTGGGCCGGCGACGACCGCGGCAGCGTCTTCTCCTTCCTCTTCGACATGGCCACGG GGAAGCTGACCAAGGCCAAGCGGCTGGTGGTGCAGGAGGGCAGCTCCATCACCAGCATCTCGGCCCGCTCCTGGGTCAGCCGGGAGGCCCGCGACCCCTCGCTGCTCATCAACGCCTGCCTCAACAAGCTGCTCCTGTACcg GGTGGTGGACAAcgaggggaccctgcagctgaagAGGAGTTTCCAGATCCAGCAGGGCTCCCACCCTGTGCGCAGCATCTTCTGCCCACTCATGTCCTTCCGCCAGGGGGCCTGCGTGG TGACAGGCAGCGAGGACATGTGCGTCTACTTCTTCGACGTGGAGCGCGCCAGCCGGGCCATCGTGAACAAACTGCAGGGGCACAGCGCCGCCGTGCTGGGCGTCAGCTTCAACTGCGACGAGAGCCTGCTGGCCTCCAGCGACGCCAAGGGCATGGTCATCGTCTGGCGCCGCGAGCAGAAATAG